One Candidatus Bathyarchaeota archaeon DNA segment encodes these proteins:
- a CDS encoding thiolase domain-containing protein — protein MTGKPLVSIVSAGLSKFGKRKGLYGRELFVEAASEAFERCPNLDPKKDIKAAFIGMMGESFEHQGHTAPTVIDWVGLLPMQAVRTEGACGSSGVAIRCGIFAVLSGLADVVMVGGVEKMTHRATADVTEYLAMACDFPFEQWNGLTFPGLFAMVATSHMHKYGTTEEQMALVAVKNHHHGAMNPKAHMQKEITLEKAMSSRVIAWPLKLYDCSLITDGASCLILTKPELAKKFTDAPVHIIGSGQASDTIGLYERKEFTTLRVGKLAGEEAYKMAGVAPSDIDVAEVHDCFTIAEIVAYEDLGFCKPGEGGPFIEEGHSQIGGKVAVCTSGGLKSKGHPVGATGAAQAYEIYLQLTGQAGKRQVKGAEIGLTHNVGGLGATGVVNIYRRG, from the coding sequence TTGACTGGAAAACCATTAGTTTCCATAGTTTCTGCTGGTCTTTCAAAATTTGGAAAGCGAAAAGGACTATACGGCAGAGAACTTTTCGTCGAAGCCGCAAGCGAAGCGTTCGAGAGATGCCCTAACCTAGACCCCAAAAAAGACATCAAAGCAGCGTTCATAGGCATGATGGGCGAATCTTTTGAACACCAAGGTCACACAGCACCAACTGTCATAGACTGGGTAGGATTACTACCCATGCAAGCAGTAAGAACCGAAGGAGCATGCGGCTCTTCAGGCGTGGCCATACGTTGCGGAATCTTTGCGGTTCTCTCAGGTCTCGCAGATGTTGTGATGGTTGGAGGCGTTGAGAAAATGACCCACAGAGCCACCGCAGACGTCACAGAATACCTAGCCATGGCATGTGATTTCCCCTTTGAACAGTGGAATGGCTTAACCTTCCCCGGACTCTTCGCCATGGTAGCTACATCTCACATGCACAAGTATGGTACAACCGAAGAGCAAATGGCTCTAGTGGCAGTGAAGAATCACCATCACGGCGCTATGAACCCAAAAGCCCACATGCAAAAAGAGATAACGTTGGAGAAAGCTATGTCTTCGCGTGTTATTGCGTGGCCCCTTAAGCTTTATGATTGCTCGTTAATAACTGACGGTGCGAGCTGTCTAATTCTAACCAAGCCAGAACTTGCCAAAAAATTCACGGACGCACCTGTCCACATAATTGGCTCAGGACAAGCGAGCGACACTATTGGACTGTACGAAAGGAAAGAATTTACAACTCTGAGAGTTGGCAAGCTTGCAGGAGAAGAAGCCTACAAGATGGCTGGCGTCGCTCCTTCTGACATAGATGTTGCAGAAGTACATGACTGCTTTACAATCGCAGAAATTGTGGCTTATGAAGACCTCGGCTTCTGTAAACCAGGAGAAGGCGGCCCCTTCATAGAGGAAGGACATAGTCAAATCGGTGGTAAAGTAGCCGTATGCACAAGCGGTGGATTGAAATCAAAAGGACATCCCGTAGGGGCAACCGGCGCAGCTCAAGCGTATGAGATATATTTACAATTAACTGGACAGGCAGGAAAAAGACAAGTTAAGGGCGCTGAGATAGGTTTAACCCACAACGTTGGAGGCTTAGGCGCAACAGGCGTTGTAAACATTTACAGGAGGGGTTAA
- a CDS encoding Zn-ribbon domain-containing OB-fold protein, whose amino-acid sequence MTEKPELFTIESFYKFVKEGKLMGAKCNKCGALLVPPKPMCPKCFSKDLKWKELQKQGKLRTYTVIHIAPKEFQQSTPYAVGIVKLEDDAQLPGMIKSIALDKIKVGMDLRVGFEKEPVSEEWPQWPRYYFKPLT is encoded by the coding sequence ATGACAGAGAAACCAGAACTTTTCACCATCGAAAGCTTCTACAAATTTGTGAAGGAAGGAAAACTTATGGGCGCCAAATGCAACAAATGTGGAGCACTGCTGGTACCTCCAAAGCCAATGTGCCCAAAATGCTTCTCCAAAGACTTGAAATGGAAAGAACTCCAAAAACAAGGAAAACTGCGAACCTACACCGTGATTCATATCGCGCCCAAAGAATTCCAGCAATCAACGCCCTACGCAGTTGGGATAGTTAAACTAGAAGATGATGCGCAACTGCCAGGAATGATAAAAAGTATAGCCTTAGATAAGATTAAAGTGGGCATGGATTTACGCGTTGGCTTTGAGAAAGAACCAGTATCCGAGGAGTGGCCACAATGGCCAAGATACTACTTTAAACCCTTGACATGA